In the Setaria italica strain Yugu1 chromosome VI, Setaria_italica_v2.0, whole genome shotgun sequence genome, one interval contains:
- the LOC101755725 gene encoding probable transcription factor KAN2 isoform X2, with amino-acid sequence MELFPSQPDLSLQIGLPTSATPHDHHHHAAAAALNARFFAAAGGGGNGVGNPAAMAPSLQLPMPVPLPLPVQLPMPPSAAAGAAGLYYHPDASMLRPIRGVPLYQHPHTHAVPPTFPPHAAAAGPCFCEPCHVAAGAWRRAGCGAGARVAGFPPAKRAARAPRMRWTSTLHARFVHAVELLGGHDRATPKSVLELMDVKDLTLAHVKSHLQMYRTVKNTERPAASSDQADGFENGSAGEICDDNSLDLHGYGGGGSGRPESAAAAARHGREDWTGFPSESNTGSMHSLKEQMQSKSLEILSDMNSCVSETTSSTSELNLEFTLGRPQNRPN; translated from the exons ATGGAGCTCTTCCCTTCCCAGCCGGATCTCTCCCTTCAGATCGGCCTCCCCACCAGCGCCACGCCgcacgaccaccaccaccatgccgccgccgccgccctcaacGCCAGGTTCTTCgccgcggcaggcggcggcgggaacgggGTTGGCAacccggcggccatggcgccgtCGCTGCAGCTGCCCATGCCCGTGCCGCTGCCGCTACCGGTGCAGCTGCCCATGccccccagcgccgccgccggcgcggccgggctGTACTACCACCCTGACGCCTCCATGCTGCGGCCCATCCGCGGCGTGCCGCTGTACCAGCACCCGCACACGCACGCGGTGCCGCCGACGTTCCCgccgcacgcggcggcggcggggccgtgcTTCTGCGAGCCGTGCCACGTCGCGGCGGGCGCCTGGCGCCGCGCCgggtgcggcgccggcgcgcgtgTCGCCGGGTTCCCCCCGGCCAAGCGCGCCGCCAGGGCGCCGCGCATGCGCTGGACGTCCACGCTCCACGCGCGCTTCGTCCACGCCGTCGAGCTCCTCGGCGGCCACGACC GGGCGACGCCGAAGTCAGTTCTTGAGCTCATGGACGTGAAGGATCTCACCCTGGCTCATGTCAAGTCGCACTTGCAG ATGTACAGGACCGTGAAGAACACCGAAAGGCCGGCAGCTTCGTCAG ATCAAGCTGATGGGTTCGAGAACGGGTCGGCCGGCGAGATCTGCGACGACAACTCGCTCGACCTGcacggctacggcggcggcggcagcggcaggccggagtcggcggcggccgcggctcggcaTGGAAG GGAGGACTGGACCGGCTTCCCAAGCGAGTCCAACACTGGGAGCATGCATTCTCTCAAG GAGCAGATGCAGTCCAAGAGCCTTGAGATCCTCTCGGACATGAACTCCTGCGTGTCGGAGACAACGTCCAGCACCAGCGAGCTCAACCTCGAGTTCACCCTGGGGCGGCCGCAGAACCGGCCAAACTGA
- the LOC101755725 gene encoding probable transcription factor RL9 isoform X1, with translation MELFPSQPDLSLQIGLPTSATPHDHHHHAAAAALNARFFAAAGGGGNGVGNPAAMAPSLQLPMPVPLPLPVQLPMPPSAAAGAAGLYYHPDASMLRPIRGVPLYQHPHTHAVPPTFPPHAAAAGPCFCEPCHVAAGAWRRAGCGAGARVAGFPPAKRAARAPRMRWTSTLHARFVHAVELLGGHDRATPKSVLELMDVKDLTLAHVKSHLQMYRTVKNTERPAASSDQADGFENGSAGEICDDNSLDLHGYGGGGSGRPESAAAAARHGRLAACNDHGSSTGAHGALWNSSSREDWTGFPSESNTGSMHSLKEQMQSKSLEILSDMNSCVSETTSSTSELNLEFTLGRPQNRPN, from the exons ATGGAGCTCTTCCCTTCCCAGCCGGATCTCTCCCTTCAGATCGGCCTCCCCACCAGCGCCACGCCgcacgaccaccaccaccatgccgccgccgccgccctcaacGCCAGGTTCTTCgccgcggcaggcggcggcgggaacgggGTTGGCAacccggcggccatggcgccgtCGCTGCAGCTGCCCATGCCCGTGCCGCTGCCGCTACCGGTGCAGCTGCCCATGccccccagcgccgccgccggcgcggccgggctGTACTACCACCCTGACGCCTCCATGCTGCGGCCCATCCGCGGCGTGCCGCTGTACCAGCACCCGCACACGCACGCGGTGCCGCCGACGTTCCCgccgcacgcggcggcggcggggccgtgcTTCTGCGAGCCGTGCCACGTCGCGGCGGGCGCCTGGCGCCGCGCCgggtgcggcgccggcgcgcgtgTCGCCGGGTTCCCCCCGGCCAAGCGCGCCGCCAGGGCGCCGCGCATGCGCTGGACGTCCACGCTCCACGCGCGCTTCGTCCACGCCGTCGAGCTCCTCGGCGGCCACGACC GGGCGACGCCGAAGTCAGTTCTTGAGCTCATGGACGTGAAGGATCTCACCCTGGCTCATGTCAAGTCGCACTTGCAG ATGTACAGGACCGTGAAGAACACCGAAAGGCCGGCAGCTTCGTCAG ATCAAGCTGATGGGTTCGAGAACGGGTCGGCCGGCGAGATCTGCGACGACAACTCGCTCGACCTGcacggctacggcggcggcggcagcggcaggccggagtcggcggcggccgcggctcggcaTGGAAGGTTAGCTGCCTGTAACGATCATGGGAGCAGCACCGGTGCTCATGGTGCCCTCTGGAATAGCTCATCAAG GGAGGACTGGACCGGCTTCCCAAGCGAGTCCAACACTGGGAGCATGCATTCTCTCAAG GAGCAGATGCAGTCCAAGAGCCTTGAGATCCTCTCGGACATGAACTCCTGCGTGTCGGAGACAACGTCCAGCACCAGCGAGCTCAACCTCGAGTTCACCCTGGGGCGGCCGCAGAACCGGCCAAACTGA
- the LOC101756394 gene encoding DEAD-box ATP-dependent RNA helicase 42, producing the protein MGSGDDERSTSKHHHRDKDKDRERSSSRHHRDKDRDRERSSSRHHREDGDRDRDRHHRDKEKDRDREERKEREREERKAREREEREREKERAREEKEKERARRREERDREERDRSSRRRGGEDGEDDEDRDRDRKRRRRSSHHHHHHRDAEPEAAPPREEEVDEEAAERRRQRKKEEDMEAEQQRLDDEMERRRRRVKEWQEKRREQQQQQDGGGAAGTSAAAAAEADVPKVGKKWTLDGEESDEEGDKEDGNKAEENGGAGDMNVDLPNGGGDANGGAAMEEDEIDPLDAFMNSMVLPEVAKMESAAAAMDTAPAEGVDDKNGKSTKDAVSNGDKKGPRRAMGRIMQGDDSESDYDDADNEGAGEEDEDDEEFIKRVKKTKAEKLAIVDHSKIDYQPFRKNFYIEVKDITKMTTEEVVAYRKELELKVHGKDVPKPIKTWVQSGMTSKLLDTIKKLGFEKPMPIQAQALPIIMSGRDCIGIAKTGSGKTLAFVLPMLRHVKDQPPVVPGDGPIGLIMAPTRELVVQIHSDIKKFSKVLGINCVAIYGGSGVAQQISELKRGAEIVVCTPGRMIDILCTSSGKITNLRRVTFLVMDEADRMFDMGFEPQITRIVQNTRPDRQTVLFSATFPRQVEILARKVLTKPVEIQVGGRSVVNKDIAQLVEVRPDSERFFRLLELLGEWYVKGKILVFVHSQDKCDSLLKELFQHGYPCLSLHGGKDQTDRESTIADFKSNVCSLLIATSVAARGLDVKELELVVNYDVPNHYEDYVHRVGRTGRAGRKGFAVTFISEEEERYAPDLVKALELSQQALPEDLKALADRFMAKVKQGTEQAHGTGYGGSGFKFNEEEDEARKTAKKAQAREYGYEEDKSDSDSDEEGGVRKAGGDLAAQAIANAHAAAAMVANKAAAGNANQQVPGTAAVPLIPLLAATNQQNDEATARALQAAMNLQQNLARIQAHAVPEHYEAELEINDFPQNARWKITHKETLAPIQDWTGAAITTRGTYIPQGKIVGANERKLYLFIEGPTESSVKKAKAELKRVLEDCANQALNLPGSAQTGKYSVI; encoded by the coding sequence atgggctccggcgacgacgagcgctCCACCTCCAAGCACCACCACCGCGACAAGGACAAGGACCGCGAGCGCTCCTCGtcccgccaccaccgcgacaAGGACCGGGACCGCGAGCGCTCGTCCTCGCGGCACCACCGCGAGGACGGCGACCGGGACCGGGACCGCCACCACCgggacaaggagaaggaccggGATCGCGAGGAGCGgaaggagcgggagcgggaggagcGCAAGGCGCGGGAGCgggaggagcgggagcgggagaaggagcgggcgcgggaggagaaggagaaggagcggGCCCGGCGGCGCGAGGAGAGGGACCGCGAGGAGCGGGACCGGTCGTCcaggcggcgcgggggcgaggacggcgaggacgacgaggaccgcgaccgcgaccgcaagcgccgccgccggtcctcgcaccaccaccaccaccaccgcgatgcggagccggaggcggcgccgccgcgggaggaggaggtggacgaggaggcggcggagcggcggcggcagcggaagaaggaggaggacatGGAGGCCGAGCAGCAACGGCTCGACGACGAGatggagcgccgccgccgccgcgtcaaGGAGTGGCAGGAGAAGCGccgcgagcagcagcagcagcaggacgggggcggcgccgctggcacttccgctgcggcggcggccgaggctgATGTCCCCAAGGTGGGGAAGAAGTGGACCTTGGATGGGGAGGAGTCCGATGAGGAAGGGGATAAAGAGGACGGCAATAAGGCTGAGGAGAATGGCGGCGCAGGTGACATGAATGTGGATTTGCCGAATGGGGGTGGCGATGCCAACGGTGGTGCTGctatggaggaggatgagatTGATCCGCTCGATGCCTTCATGAACTCCATGGTGCTGCCGGAGGTTGCGAAGATGGAGAGTGCTGCGGCAGCAATGGATACTGCCCCTGCTGAAGGTGTGGATGATAAGAATGGTAAGAGCACGAAGGATGCTGTTAGTAATGGGGATAAAAAGGGGCCAAGGAGAGCGATGGGGAGAATTATGCAAGGGGATGATTCAGAGTCGGATTACGATGATGCTGACAATGAGGGGGccggagaggaggatgaggatgatgaggagTTCATAAAGCGTGTCAAGAAGACAAAGGCAGAGAAGCTTGCAATTGTTGACCACTCAAAGATTGACTACCAACCGTTCCGGAAGAATTTCTATATTGAGGTGAAGGACATTACCAAGATGACAACCGAGGAAGTGGTGGCCTACAGGAAGGAGTTGGAGCTCAAGGTGCATGGAAAAGACGTGCCCAAGCCAATAAAGACATGGGTGCAGAGTGGGATGACTAGCAAGCTCCTTGACACCATCAAGAAGCTTGGTTTTGAGAAACCAATGCCTATACAGGCGCAAGCGTTGCCGATCATAATGAGTGGACGTGATTGTATAGGAATTGCAAAGACTGGATCTGGCAAGACTCTAGCATTTGTCCTCCCGATGCTGAGGCATGTTAAAGACCAGCCGCCTGTTGTTCCTGGAGATGGCCCTATTGGGCTTATTATGGCTCCCACCAGAGAGCTTGTGGTGCAGATACATTCAGATATTAAGAAGTTCTCTAAGGTACTCGGCATCAACTGTGTTGCAATCTATGGAGGTTCGGGGGTTGCGCAGCAGATTAGTGAATTGAAGAGAGGTGCCGAAATTGTTGTTTGTACACCAGGAAGGATGATTGATATCCTTTGCACTAGCAGCGGAAAAATAACTAACCTTCGTAGGGTGACTTTCTTGGTGATGGATGAAGCTGATAGGATGTTTGACATGGGTTTTGAGCCTCAGATTACTCGGATAGTTCAGAATACCAGGCCAGATAGGCAGACGGTTCTTTTCTCTGCCACATTTCCACGGCAGGTGGAGATACTGGCACGCAAGGTGCTAACTAAGCCTGTTGAAATTCAGGTGGGTGGGAGGAGTGTTGTGAACAAAGATATCGCACAACTGGTTGAGGTGCGACCAGACAGTGAGAGGTTCTTCAGGCTGTTAGAGTTGCTTGGTGAATGGTATGTTAAGGGGAAAATTCTTGTTTTTGTTCACTCGCAAGATAAATGTGATTCTCTGCTCAAAGAGCTATTCCAGCATGGGTATCCATGTCTGTCTCTTCATGGTGGTAAAGATCAAACTGACCGTGAATCAACTATTGCTGATTTCAAGAGCAATGTCTGCAGCTTGCTGATTGCTACTAGTGTTGCTGCTAGGGGCTTAGATGTGAAAGAACTTGAGCTGGTTGTCAATTATGATGTCCCAAACCATTACGAGGACTATGTTCATCGTGTTGGGCGAACAGGGCGTGCTGGAAGAAAGGGCTTTGCTGTGACTTTTATTTCTGAGGAAGAGGAGCGGTATGCACCTGACCTTGTTAAGGCCCTGGAGCTCTCTCAGCAAGCTCTTCCTGAAGACCTGAAAGCCCTAGCTGATCGGTTTATGGCGAAGGTGAAGCAGGGCACAGAGCAGGCCCATGGTACAGGTTATGGTGGTAGTGGTTTTAAGTTcaatgaggaagaggatgaagccCGAAAGACTGCAAAGAAGGCTCAGGCAAGGGAATATGGATACGAAGAAGACAAGTCAGATTCAGATTCTGATGAGGAAGGTGGGGTGCGTAAGGCGGGAGGTGACCTGGCAGCACAAGCTATTGCCAATGCTCATGCAGCTGCtgctatggttgcaaacaaggCCGCTGCTGGTAATGCTAACCAGCAAGTACCAGGAACTGCGGCAGTCCCCTTGATTCCTTTACTTGCTGCAACTAACCAACAAAATGATGAAGCCACAGCTCGTGCACTTCAGGCTGCAATGAACTTGCAACAAAATCTGGCGAGGATACAGGCTCATGCAGTTCCAGAACACTATGAGGCTGAACTTGAGATTAATGATTTCCCACAGAACGCCCGCTGGAAGATCACTCACAAAGAGACATTGGCTCCTATTCAGGACTGGACTGGTGCTGCTATCACTACAAGGGGAACATATATTCCTCAAGGAAAAATTGTTGGTGCAAATGAGCGCAAGCTGTACTTGTTTATCGAGGGCCCGACAGAGTCATCTGTGAAGAAGGCGAAAGCAGAATTGAAACGTGTTCTTGAAGATTGTGCCAACCAAGCTCTGAATCTCCCTGGATCTGCTCAAACTGGAAAGTATTCTGTTATTTAA